A region from the Arachis ipaensis cultivar K30076 chromosome B01, Araip1.1, whole genome shotgun sequence genome encodes:
- the LOC110272238 gene encoding uncharacterized protein LOC110272238, whose protein sequence is MLERIGLLENKVGGLQRQLSAYIPAISSLKDDFASLEHISFLWTNKAYAVGNREEQKDVDIVVETCLQEDTNEILRDKKGELIPVGVSDLLSMQRRIRAVEKAIMEEIVRRVKKDCNLKVIIAKCFLLF, encoded by the exons ATGTTAGAAAGAATTGGTTTGCTAGAGAATAAAGTTGGAGGACTCCAAAGACAATTATCTGCATATATTCCAGCTATAAGCTCTTTAAAAGATGATTTtgcatctctggaacacatttcCTTTCTCTGGACCAATAAAGCTTATGCTGTAGGCAATAGAGAAGAACAGAAG GATGTAGATATAGTAGTTGAGACTTGTCTCCAAGAAGATACCAATGAAATTTTAAGAGATAAAAAAGGTGAATTGATCCCAGTTGGGGTTTCAGATTTGCTTAGCATGCAGAGGAGGATTAGAGCAGTTGAAAAGGCAATTATGGAAGAAATTGTAAGACGTGTCAAGAAGGATTGCAATTTAAAAGTCATCATAGCTaaatgttttcttttgttttga